One genomic window of Myxocyprinus asiaticus isolate MX2 ecotype Aquarium Trade chromosome 5, UBuf_Myxa_2, whole genome shotgun sequence includes the following:
- the LOC127441027 gene encoding tiggy-winkle hedgehog protein-like, producing the protein MDVRLHLKLTAFLCFICLFLTPCGLACGPGRGYGKRRHPKKLTPLAYKQFIPNVAEKTLGASGKYEGKITRNSERFKELIPNYNPDIIFKDEENTNADRLMTQRCKDKLNSLAISVMNQWPGVKLRVTEGWDEDGHHFEESLHYEGRAVDITTSDRDKSKYGMLSRLAVEAGFDWVYYESKAHIHCSVKAENSIAAKSGGCFLGSGTVTLANGRRKRIKDLKVGDRVLAADEKGNVLLSDFIMFMDHDPTTRRQFLVIETSEPFKKLTLTAAHLVFTGNSSAMRATFASNVKPGDTVLVSEGIHKTLKSVTVTRIYTEDYEGSYAPVTAQGTIIVDEVLASCYAIIENHTWAHWAFAPVRLSHELMMWIFPARDSNFTFQEDGIHWYSNMLFHIGSWLLDRDSFHPLGTSHLS; encoded by the exons ATGGACGTAAGACTGCATCTGAAGCTAACCGCTTTTCTGTGTTTTATCTGCCTGTTTTTAACGCCTTGTGGATTAGCCTGTGGTCCTGGTAGAGGTTATGGAAAACGAAGACACCCAAAGAAATTAACCCCGTTGGCTTACAAGCAATTCATTCCCAACGTGGCTGAGAAAACCCTAGGGGCCAGCGGCAAATACGAAGGCAAAATCACAAGGAATTCTGAGCGATTTAAAGAGCTGATTCCCAATTATAATCCCGATATCATCTTTAAAGACGAGGAAAACACAAATGCTGACAGACTGATGACACAG CGCTGTAAGGACAAGTTAAATTCTTTGGCGATATCCGTCATGAACCAGTGGCCGGGCGTCAAACTGCGCGTCACTGAAGGATGGGATGAGGACGGTCACCATTTCGAAGAATCTTTACACTACGAGGGACGAGCGGTGGACATTACTACCTCGGACAGGGATAAAAGCAAGTATGGGATGCTATCAAGGCTTGCAGTCGAAGCAGGATTTGACTGGGTCTATTACGAATCTAAAGCCCACATACATTGCTCTGTCAAAGCAG AAAATTCAATCGCTGCCAAATCAGGGGGATGCTTTCTTGGATCTGGCACAGTAACACTTGCAAATGGGAGGAGGAAACGTATCAAAGATCTTAAAGTGGGCGACCGGGTTTTAGCTGCGGACGAGAAGGGAAATGTCTTATTAAGCGACTTCATTATGTTCATGGACCATGATCCGACAACGAGAAGGCAATTCCTCGTCATAGAGACATCGGAGCCTTTTAAAAAGCTCACCCTCACAGCAGCGCACCTAGTCTTCACTGGAAACAGTTCAGCGATGAGAGCAACATTTGCCAGCAATGTGAAGCCTGGAGACACGGTTTTAGTGTCCGAAGGCATACACAAGACCCTCAAGAGCGTTACAGTGACGAGGATTTACACGGAAGACTACGAGGGCTCTTATGCGCCTGTCACCGCTCAAGGAACCATAATAGTGGATGAGGTGCTGGCTTCGTGCTACGCGATTATTGAGAATCACACATGGGCACATTGGGCTTTTGCACCGGTCAGGTTAAGTCATGAGTTGATGATGTGGATTTTTCCAGCTCGTGATTCAAACTTCACTTTTCAGGAGGATGGCATCCACTGGTACTCAAATATGCTGTTTCACATTGGCTCTTGGCTGCTGGACAGAGACTCTTTCCATCCACTCGGAACTTCACACTTGAGCTGA